TATGGCTGATGGCACTCCCCTCCCTGTAGCTAGTCGAGGCACTCTTAGCACTTCTACATTTCATGTTCCCGCTGTCGCTCATGTTCCTTGACCTACCATGTAGCTCATATGTGGTGGTCAGATTGTTGACTCCAGTTGTAGGGTCATTCTCGACTTTGGTTCACGTTCTGTTCAGGATCGTCGCACGGGCGCTCTGCTTAGTGCTGGGCCTCGATGCTCTGATGGCCTCTGGGAGCTTGACTGGCTTCGTCTTCCCTCCGCTGCCACTGCCGCCAGTATCGCAGCCCCTGTTGATGCATCTACCGGCTCTTTTCGGCAGTGGCATCATCATCTTGGCCATTTATGTGGTTCTCGTTTCTCGTCTTTGGTTCATCGCGGTGTTCTGGGGTCTATCTCCGGTAACGCTTCGTAGGATTGTCTGGGTTGTAGGCTTGGTAAGCAGATTCAGCTACCTTATCTGTTAGAATAAATCCAAGGTACGCGGTCGATCCACCGAGGAACAAGCAATCACAGCACAATGACCACatcgagatttgttaacgaggttcggCGAACTCGCCTACTCCCCGGGGCaatgactacgggcgctcctccccggggcaatgactacgggcgctcctccccgaGATACCCAACACCGGCCACCCGGGCGCCGGCACAAGCCACCAACACCCCCTTGCGAGCCTGTCGCTATCTAGTCGTCATGGGTTACAACATGGGGTGCCTCCTCATATATAAGAGGCCAAGGGTACAACGTGTCCGACTTCGACACTACACGTATCCTACCCACACTACAACACCAAGTCCAAACGTAACCCAACTCgtacacaatattcgacacaaaCACAACATTATCCTCACAATGAGTCAGTGTCCGAGCGCCCTTTTGATCTCGTTCACTCTGATGTTTGGGGTCCGGCTCCCTTCGCTTCGAAAGGGGGTCATCGCTACTATATTATCTTCATAGATGATTTTTCTCGGTACACTTGGATCTATTTCATGTCTTCTCGTAGTGAGGTCTTATCTATATTGATGCGGCATACCCTACCGCAAACATGACTAGTACACAAGTCATGATGAATACGCCGGTCAATGACAAAGGTTGCAGGCGACTGCGGTAGTCGTCGACAAAGGGGTGCAAACGGAGGATATTATGGATGAGGCGAAGACAGTGCGGGTCGACGAGACGGATGTCAGAAAGTTAGTTAACCGAGACAAGGACGACAAAATTATGGAGAAGATGATATATCTTAGCAAGGGAATAGATGGGAACTTGCGTACATTATGTGGTCCAGGTTTTCTGCCAATAATACACAAAGAAGGAACGCATGTTAATTGTGAGAAAATTGCTAGATTAGACGAGTCCATACAAGTGCATGCATGCACAACGTCAGGAAGGAATTGTTTGTTTTCAAATAATGGATTCAAAAAGGAATATCATGCATGTGTTTGCAGAAATAATAGGACATGGAGAACATGGAGAATAAAAAGGAAAGGCCATGCATGCAACAGATTTGTTAGTTGGGTTTCACCAGATATAAAAACTCCAGTGCATGTGCTAGAAAATAGGAAGAGAAGGAGCCTGCACGTACGTGGAGATATGTTTCCAGATCGGCCGTCTATGGACGTTTGAAAAAGGAAAACAAAGTAGCAGATTACAATGGATGCAGCAAGGAGATCGGTTGTGCAAGTCACGCAAGGGATTGTACACCAACCGTTTTCCAATCAACTAGTATGGCCTGCGTGCCTTGGTTTGGCCGAACTCGTCTGAGTAGGTTTGAACCTAGGTTGTATATATATTATTTGCTATCAAGACTTTTAGGATGAGGCTATTTTCTTTAGAGTTTAGACAGACTATGAAGCGGCCCTCTGGGTGTTCATCTTGTTTATTATTGTGAGATTTTCTATCAAGAAAATTACACTTTGGTGAGAGGATTCTCGTGATCGAGAGTTTGCTAGCTATTGGCTTGAGGTCCGTCGGCGACAACGGATTGCGTGCTGGTGACATCTACATTGACGAGAGGTGCCTTGTTTGCCGAGGTATTGCTAGTCAGTTGTTGTTACCACAGTTTCAGGTTGCGTGTATCGCTCGCGTAATTGAAAACTTTTATCAGTGAAATTTAGTCGCGGTTGTTgcatcgtgaaagatcgggccaaaTTAGCGACGCGTACGAGGTCGTGCTCTCATCATATATACAAAAAATATGTCGCCATGGTTCCTACCTAGTTTTCCACTCCTATTCGTGTTTTCGCGTTCAGCTGGTGAGTGTATCTCCCATGCGTTGCGAGGATTCCTTGCTGAGCAGGGTACTCTTACTCAGTTCTCTTGACCTGGTGCTCATCTCAGAATGGTGTGGctgagcgcaagcatcgtcaccttcttgagacaGCGCGTGCAATGATGATCGCCACCTCTCTTCCACCTCACTTCTACTGCTCTACGGGGTAGTATTCATCTCGAGCGTCTTTCTAGTCGTTCTGCTGATTATTCAGCGCTTCGCTTGTTTGGTTGCGTTTGTTATGTTTTGCTTGCCCCTCgtgaacgcaccaaactgaccgctcGATCTGTTGAGTGTGTTTTTCTCGGATACAGTGATGAGCAAAAGGGCTATCGGTGTTGGGATCCTGTCGGTCGCCTGATGCGTATTTCTCGGGATACAACCTTTGATGAGTCTCGTCCCTTCTACCTACGTCCATCCTCGGCCTTTTCCATAGAGGACATCTCTTTTCTTATGTTTCCGGATACATCTCCCTCCGTGCCCAGTATTCCTACTCCTCGTCCCACTGTTGCAGATCCGACGCCGTTCTCTCCTACAGTTTCTTCTCCTCCCTCATCGCATGACTCTCCACCTCCATCACCGATACCTTCCCCTTCTCCACCTTCATCGTCGATACATTCCCTGTCTCCACCTCCGGTGATTCCACCTCTTCCCTCCATTCCTTTCCATTATACTCGTCATCCACGTGTTGTGGATGAGTCTATTGATGTGTCATCTACTTCTGGtgtgtcgtcttcctcctcttaGTCGACTTATGGTCTTCGTTCTCGGCCTTGTCCGCCCCCTGACCGATATTCACCTTCTCGCTATGGTCTTTCGATTGTTCTTGAGCCGATTTCTTATCAAGATGTTGTTGTTCATCCTGAATGAcagtttgcgatggcagaggagattgctgcCCTTGAACGCACTGGGACGTGGGATCTGGTTTCTCTTCCTTCCCGTGTTCGTCCCATCTCTTATAAGTGGGTCTTGTGGCTCGTGGCTTTCAGCAGCAGCATGGTCATGATTACGATGAGACTTTTGCTCatgtggcccatatgaccactgTCCGCACACTTCTCTCGTGGCCTCTAATCGCCACAGATCCGTgtctcagcttgatgttaagaatgcctttcttaatggtgagttGTGTGAGGAAGTTTATatgcagccaccacctgggtattTAGTTCCTGATGGCATGTTTGCCGTCTTCGTCGCTCtttctatggccttaagcaagccccccgcaattggtttgagcgttttgcctcTGTGGTCACTGCAGCCGGTTTTTCGCCCAGTGCTCATGATCCAGCGTTGTTTGTCCACCTTTCTGCTCGTGGTCGCACTCTTATTcttctatatgttgatgacatgatcatcagTGGCGACGATTCTGAGTACATTGCCTTTGTCAAGGCCCGTCTCAATGAGCAGTTTCTTATGTTGTGTTAGAATTGTGTCAAATatagtgtacaaggtaggttacagttggacttgtagttgtattgtgtttagataggatatggagtcgtgtcctagtaggacacttgtatcctaggcctctcatatatagcggggtagacacacgatgtaacctatgccaacgtAATAGCACAGGAACGCACGGGAAGACGGCGGCATGTGCCGGCGTCTAGGGTGACCGGGTGCtgtattgtagcggtgtcatggggaggagcgcccatagtcagaccccggggatgtagccatatcggtgaacctcgttaacaaatcttggtgtcgtgctcgtgtgattgcttggtcctcggatgatcgacggtatgtctcggatttattctaacaagtggtatcagagctaagGTGATTTGAAGGTCCTGGATTGTTGATTAGAGGAGGAAAAGCGCTCGGCATGGATCAACATTGTTCGTACGGAAGACGTCGCTGTAGAGCGACTTGTGCGGACGAGGGCCGATCCTACAGGTTGGCGTTCTTTTTTGGAATTGCAATAAAAGGCATAAGCATCAGCGCATCCTTTCGGCGAGACCTGATCGCTACGGTGGGGAGCGTGTATGTGGCGGCGACAGTGATTGTGCAATCAGCGGCTGGGGCAGATCAAATCGATCTGTGTGGTCAGGCAGTTGCGCGCGAGGCATGCAACCATGTGGAGCTGTGCACTTGGTACGCTGTGCGGGCCATGGACGGGATGCTCGAAGCTGAATATGCTGGAAGCCAGATGTGTGAGTCACGAGATTTGTTTTGGAAACAAAAGGGACCGAGTCCCAGGAGGAGTCGTGTTCTCCTCGTCTCTGTTAGACGGAGACCTGCGCGCAGGTAGCAGCGACAGCAGCCGATAAGAGAGACAAAGGCACGAGGCAGTCAGATCAAATCAGCAGATGAAATCCATTGATTTATATGCATCAATTGGGAAGGCAAGGACGAAGACAAAGCAAAGCAAGCATCGCGTGTTGAGCCGGGAGTAATGACGTGAAGACCAACAAGATTCTTTTGAATATGCAACTACTAGTGTACTCGGTGTACTTGGACATCACGTGAGGAGAGCTCAGTTAATTTTTTTGCAGGGTCAGTCATACGAAGAACCAGGGCGCCAACGGGTACCATGTTTGAGGTGGAGAAGTTCAAGGAAATGAAAACCTTGGGTTATGGCAGACAAAGGTGGAAAAATTTGTTGGCACAATAGGGATGCTTGAAGACGTAGTGGGAAGTCATGTCAGTTAAGATGGAATTATCATGTGATGGATGGAAATTCGCGAAATGATTTGGGAGCCTGGGTCGGACTAGACAGTCTGATGGATCGACGCAAGTCGGTTGGTACAAAAGACAGTGGTGGGATCGGCGACAACAACATAGGAGCGTGAAGCTGATGGTGACCGTCTTCTGGGCGTGGAAACACGTGGCGCAGGCCCGAGGGCTTGTGCGGCTTCGACAAGACTATGGCACAGGGTTGATTCAAGACGGTGCGCACATGAGAGCTTGAAGTCGACGGTGCGCGAGGGTGGAATGATCATctaccatggagtcatgttgaaggcGGAGCTGGATTGAGGGGCTACGGTGTAAAGAATCCAAAGAATCGAAGCCTATTCAGGTGGGAAAAAAGTGAGAGGCACGTAGTTCGGACTGGAGCCCAGTGGTCTGACGGAAGCATGAAACTCGTCATCGGTCAGCGATGATCGGTGGTATTCTGCAGTGGGGTTGAGTCGTGTGGGTTCGCAACCCTTGAGACTCGACCAGGACAGTGGAGGCTCGACGCGGTAatagcggcgaggcgtgcggtaTGCACGGCATGGAGACGGGCCAGGGCTCTGGTGGTCATACATGTGGTGAGACAACTGCGAATTTGGCTCGAGATGACTACAAGCAATGgtgaaattccttcaagtttcAGACAAGCGGTCAAGGAAGAGCGGTGAtgttgagttcaggtaactcttatgtctgacccaatatgtgagttgttcactttcacgcAGGTCAGTGATCAGTGTGTGATGGTGTTGACAGATACTCCGGAAGTTAGGAGCGCAGACTAGAGTAAAGAGGAACTTAATTTTGCTCGAGCGTTGACTGTGATCAAGAAAAGAAGGGACtacaagttgcaggtggagtcatATGGAGTCTTTGGAGTAGCGGCCATACTCATGGGATAagctcaagtccaatgtacatgaAAGTTTGACGCATTGACGAATTCAAGatggtggagaatattcgccaaggtggagtttgttagaattgtgtcgaatatagtgtacaaggtaggttacagttggacttgtagttgtattgtgtttagataggatatggagtcgtgtcctagtaggacacttgtatcctaggcctctcatatatagcggggtagacacacgatgtaacctatgccaacataatagcacaggaaCGCACGGGAAGCCGGCGGCATGTGCCGACGTCCAAGGCAACCGAatgcggtattgtagcggtgtcataggggcggagcgcccatagtcaggccccggggatgtagccatatcggtgaacctcgttaacaaatcgtGCTCGTGAAGGATGATCGCCGGTATgtctcggatttattctaacatgctgatcttggtcctcttcgttactttcttgggattgaggTTTCCTCCACCTTTGATGGCTTTTTTATTTCCCAAGAAAAGTATCTCCAGGATCTTCTTGTTTGTGCGGCTCTTAGTGATGAGCGCACtgttgagactcctatggagctcaatgttAACCTCCGCGCTTCTGATGGTGAGCTCTTGTCTGATCCGGCGCATTATCGTCATCTTGTTGGGAGTCTTGTCTATCTTGCTGTCACTCGTCCGGATATCTCCTATTCTGTCcatattctgagtcagtttgtTTCCGCTCCCACTTCAGTTCATTATAGACACCTTCGTCTTCTACGATATCTTCGTGGCACGATCTCTCATCATCTTTTTCCCCGTTCCAGTTCGTTACAGCTCCAGGCCTATTcggatgctacgtgggctagtgatccttcggatcgccgttcactttctgcttattgtgtctttcttggtggttctcttattgcctggaagacgaagaaacGGACTGCAGTTTCCTGTTTGAGTGCAGAGGCCGAGTTGAGAGCTATGGCTCTTCTGACGACGGAGGTGACTTGGTTACGATCGTTACTGGaggattttggtgtttctgtTACTACACCTACCACCCTCTTGTCCGACAGTACAGGTGCTATCAGTATTGCACGGGACCCCATGAAGCATGAGCTTACCAAGCATATCGGTGTTGATGCTTCTTATGTGCGCACTGCTATGCGGGATCATgttattgctcttcagtatgtgcccTCTGAGTTACAGCTAGCGGACTTCTTCacgaaggcccagactagagcGCAACATAGATTTCACCTCTCCAAACTAAGTGTTGTggatccaccatgagtttgagggggggggggggggggttacagtTATATATGGTGGCCTTCTGGCCTTCTGGCCTTTGGCCTCCTCTGTACATGCGTTCTAGCCTTTGGCCTCCTCTGTACATGTATATATGATGGCTTTTGCCTCATGATAATATGATCAAGTTGTTATTCCAACACTCCTAACCTCACTTGGTGCATCTAGGAGCATCGCAGCGCAATCATCTTTGACGACGGTCAACTCAGCTTAGCCCATCTATTTGACACGATCAAGATGGAAGCCAGCAATGGGTGACAGCGGGGCAAGGGGTCTGGTGGCTTTGCTCCCGACGAGGGCGGTGTCTAGTGATTACAGGTGTCATGTTTGTAATTCACCCGGTGTTGCCCTTCTTAGTGCTTGCACAAACTCTTCTTTCTATCAATGCATCAAGATGCAAGGCTTTTGCATTTtctcaaaaaataaataaatagagTAGAATAATCTACATCAGGCGAGTTCTGCATCCGTAAAGAAATCTTCAAACATACTTTCCATGTTGAATGTGAAGATCTAGGTGATGCATAACTACTGGAAACAGAAGATGAGAAAATGTAAGAGAAACTGTGTACATTTCCCATAGGAGCATGCTTTACTTTGAACTACACCTAAGTTACAGTTGGAAAAGCTTTTGTAGGAAGAAGTTTTCAAGGTAAGGTAGCTCATCTGTTATGTCAAATTGGATTCAAAGGTTTTATAAGCGAAGTAAAGGTGTATTTATATAACTGGGTCTTAAACATTCAATAGGACCGTTTTGAAGTAGATATTTATGTTCTTCATCACAAATTATAGCACAGGACATCTAGTGTGAAGCATTCAGCAAGCATATATAGTCAATCTTCCCAGTTTTGCTGTTGCCACGGACAGATTGCTGGGATTCTTACTGTATGAATATGTATGTAATTATCTGACTTTGAAGTGCTAAACAGTCCAAGAGGCTATTTACAACATAAATGAAGTATAAACAGAAATAGGTGGGGCCATCATACATTGACCGTTTCCTTCAAATTAATTGACAAACAAAAAAGCTTAATCTCAACTAATGTGGGAGCTAGATTAAGTTACTAATCTCGCAATATATCTATGCATTTGCCATAAACTGGGGCTCCTTGATTTCCAGTGCATAAATTAAAAACATATTTGAATATGCTTTTCAAAATTTCTAGTTTCTGGGTGGGTGCCCCCAGACCCCAGTACACTCCGCGTTCTTAACCTTCAAAATAGTCTAAAACGAATCTCAAACTTTCAAAACCTTCCCTTTAATCCTATGTGGCTCCCACGTATCGATGCGGATAATCCCCACCACCCTTCTTAACCAAACAGAGTACTGGACTAGTTTTCCTGAAGACCTAAACCAGTCATTGTGTGCTAATGGCGCTAGGCCTGCTCGAGGTGGACCCTGGCCCGAAGAGGCGAAGGGCTCGGCGGAAGCCACATGCCAAAGGCAGGCAGGAAAAAAACTGGGAGATAGGTTATTTTTTAGAGGGAAATTGATTTGTTTAGTCTCTGCTTCATGATAAGATATGGATGCAATCTATTTTATAGGGATGGCTAAAATTAAACCTAAGAAAAGGAACTAATCAGACAAATCATAGAGACAATAGTAATTAAGTAACTATTGCCTTGCCCCTTGGTGGCCTCCTATTGGGATGTACGGATATGACATGATAGCTATAATCTTGAATCTCGACAAAACAATTAACCCTGTAGCTGTAGATGCCGTGTTAGTTAGAACTCAACATGCATTAGATTAAGATTTGTTCCTTTCCTTAATCATGTTATATGTCGGATCTCACAGAACACTAAGTATACCTCCAAAGTGGAAATTAACTTTAGATGTGTTTTAATAGGTGTTTCTGCAATGTAGTACATACCACAGAAACATGATGTTTTTTTTAAGAAACAgtaagatatttgttgctaaatGCAAAAGGTTGATCAGTTCAGTGTGCTCAAGTCAGTACATGTATGAGAAAAAGCAAAACAAAGTGAGCACCTGAAGAGCAGCTGCACCGACTCGCCATGTATCTATTTGCCATCTGACTTCAGCCCCTTCCTTTATAACACGCTCTCTTTCCTTGGGGCAACTAGCAACATGATCCtatcaaaacaaaataaaaaggaAATTGCATTATATGCTCATTTGTACTGTGAGAAAAGAAAAGAGAATTGATGCCAACCCTAGTCACAGGAAATGGTTTGCCAGCACGGCTGAGAATTGCTCGGCAATCACCAGCATTTGCTACAAAAAGTTTGTTTCTCACTATCAGTGCTGTCACTGCCGTGCAACCAGGATGCCAGTCTTTCTGGATTATCCTTTTTGACTTCTGGTGAGCAATTAACTCTTCTCTAAATGCTGTGTCACTCCTTACAAATGCTTCTGCAAGGGCATCAATCGGGCTACACAGAACAACAAGTCCATGAAAATTAAGaacagaaaaaaaaagagagaagtgcatatttaaaccaccaacaCTTGCCCTTGTCTAATTTACAACCCCCAACTCCAATATCGTCTACATTACAACCCCGAAATCTTAAAACCGGCCAGGATTCAACCCTCCCCTCCCTGTTGACCGTTTTGACCGCTTGACCATCCAGTTAGCAAAAAAAGTTCAAAATTTCCAAAAACAATCAAAAAAATCCAGGAAAAAAGTTTAAAAATCTGGGAAATCGAAAAAAAAATCAGGGCTGTTTTCTGAAAATTCTAAAAAAATCTGTAAAATCGAAAAAAAAAATCACACCCTTTTCAAGATGCTTAGTATTGTTTTCTTGATTTAACagaattttttcaaaaaaaattgggaAATTTTTTTTTGACTAAATTTGCGCAGAAAATTCTGCAAAAAATgggtttttatttttattttacaAAAAAAAAATCAGTTTTCTTATTTATAGATTTTTCCCATTTTTCCTGGGTGTTTTTATTTTTACAGATTTTTTCTGGAAATTTTGATTTTTTGCTGATGTGGTTTGCTGGCTGGATGGTCAATGGGGAGGGGAGGGTTGAATCCTGGTCGGTTTTAAGAGTTGGGGGCTGTAATGTAGACGCGGTATTGGAGTTAGGGGTTGTAAATTAGACTAGGGCAAGAGTTGGGGGGTGAATAATGCACTCTCTCGAAAACAAATATTTTAGATAGTTTGTATTCAACCCGAACCTGGCAGTGTGTCCAAATTGCTTGAGAAATCCAGGAACTGCTCGGACAGAAAACTCAGCAGCTGCCGCACCTGTAAGAATATTGTGTAATGTATGCAAATGCAAACCTAGTAAAAATCAAAACGTAGACTTAAGAAACACTGAACCTCTGTGTCCATCAAAAATGCCAAAGGAATGCACGTCTTTTTCTTCAGACAGGCAGGTAAGCATAAAATGAGTATCTTCCATTGTTTCTCTTCGTCCACATGTTGCAAAAGATCCCCAGCTCAAAGTTGGACGATACACAGAGACAGAGGACTGATCAAATGAACTAGACCAAGGATTCACTGCGTAGTCTAATTTGTTTGCTTTCTTTGTTAACAGTTCCCCTTGGTTAAACCAGTTTAATGCCTCTTGATAATGGTGTACTTCTGCCTTGCTGTTTCGACTCAAGTTCACTGAACCAGATGATAGAGGGCAAGAATATGTAACTAAATGCTTCTGTATTACATTTAACTCTTCAATTATATCTCCAAATGATGGTCTTCGTTCAGGATCAGAATCCCAGCTGCGCTGAATAAGTGACAAGAGACTTGGTGGAGAGCCAGACTCTGGAAGGGCCAGAGCAGGGCGCAATCCTTGAGAAACAACAGCTGATGTAAGTTGCTGTTCAGTGTAAGTCATTTCAAGAATGGTGTGTGCCTAAAGAAAGATAGAGCGAGCTGTTATTTGCAGAGAACATAAAATGCTCAGCTTAGCTATAGGTAACTATAATTATGATGTGGGTCTAGAGACCAGCATGATGTGGTCAAGTAGCTCCATATGGATATGTGCATTTTATATCATATCTGAGCCCATCAATGCATTTTCACCCAGCAACTTCTTTCAGTTGTTCACCGCATATTAAAAAGCAGCCAAGCCTACCTAACCTTTGTGTATATTGCATGCTGACCTTGCCCAGTCCTGGATCAAATCAAAGGGGGTTGTGGGAAAAGCTAGCTAATACTTAGTTTTCGTGTGGAAGGGAAGGGTGACTAATGGAGAAGTCAGCTTCACCAGAGTTCAATTTTCAAGATGGATCGAACTAATTGATCTTCGGCTGATGCATTTGCAATGCACGTGAAATCCACGCCGAATGGGATCTTCACCAGAGTTCGATTTTCACGATGGATGGAACTAATTGATCTTCGCCTGATGCATGTGCAATGCACGTGAACTCCATGCCGAATGGGATCAACCTGCCATTCAAGCAAAACTAGCCAGGCTGGCAAGCTTCAGAACTGTGACGAACCACATAAACAAGCTGTTGGGTGAAAATGTGCAATTTACATGTTTATGGACTTACTTGACCAAACCACAAGTTTAGGGATCTACCATGTGATTACTCATTTAAGAGTTCTATACTGGCTGGCCTTTTAAATGTTAGATTAGGAAGAAATCattaaaacaaaaaaaaatctaaTTTGATAGAATACCAAAGCAATCATACAAAACACAAATAGTCCATAGTATGGCTGTTTATGAAATGAGccacaacactggagctattgaaCAAGCAACAAAAATGAACCTGTGCTTCTGCTCGCAGATCAGTGTAAGGCACAACACCAGTAAGAAGCTCGCTGTAAAATGATAAAATTAAAAGGGAAATCAGGGAGTAACATCTAAAAATACAAAATTATAAATATCTTCTGTTATGGAGCATGAACTATCTGCGTAAAACATGACAACAAATTCCTATGGCAAACCTGGCCCGGTGGTTATGGGAAAATAAAAGGGGAAGAGGAGAAAATAGGTAGGGGAGTAAGAGAATAGCCCCTTAGAGATGGGAGATTTAGTAAAAATTTGGCTCCAAATAAATCTCATTAGGGCACCAAGAGATGAGAACACCAGGAGACACAAAAATGTTGCTTCATCATAATAGATCTTTTGCAacgtgtcggtgtacaaaagtaggggctctcatTTTTACctctctacttgtgcacgggcagtcagagccgcacctacgaccacacttagcagggcagaggagggaagccaaaggcacaagacaggcaaagcaacgccaagaccagaaacacaaagagcaagagggcgaggtggactcccccagcaagacccttgccggggtggcctccgcagacccggcaagagccttgccggggcaacttgcccaacgccagcagagcacgccacccttgagcccaagggttctaacaccatcaaccaccttggaaccaaggctcgggaggcacctccatggtgacatgcagatctttgtgaagaccataagcacacaagatcaaatgagaaccagaagacgacgataATCCACGAGACgcccggcgagatccttgccggggacgaccgcggtgccacggcaagacccttgccggggccccggcaagacccttgccgaggacacctgcggggccacagccaggcccacgtctgccaagactccaccgccgttcccatacagctgccagcccaaccagctgggcaggcacctgcgtggcgacgcgcggcccacaggccaactcagcaagcacctgcgtggtggcatgcagatcttcgtgaagactctgccacagcgccagcccagcagccaacCAACGTGGCACTACAACGCCTCATCAGCTCGAACGCGCGTCGGAGCCAgacgaggcggcgacagctgggacgagcttccatgccgtccctgataaagcaagaagggcacgtcggcagcgcattaaatgcgtttgtccgacggtgccagaggataggcgtgtacactgtatacctttccacctcctgtgtgccactgtggcgaccccttttgattataaaaggaggcccgaggcgtacaggagaaggattcggatcttttggacgacGCACACGCCGTAGCTAGTTcaggagctcaagaacactccaatatacaccaaagcaggactagggtattacgcatcctcgcagcccgaacctgggtaaacgatctttgtgctggctacCAGACcagctctttgcacaaccccgcgcccgccaactgtaggagggattccagtgatcccataggtgtcgttcccaccgacatccTTGGCGCGCCAGGTGGGGGGTGCGCAGTTGTGGAAATCTGGTCTGGATTGGAGCAGCGGCTTCATCGTAATCGTCGCTCCAAGGAAGAAGACAACCGAACAACCGGCATCGTCGGTGGATGCAGTGAACGCTCACGCAGAGGCAGAAA
The Aegilops tauschii subsp. strangulata cultivar AL8/78 chromosome 3, Aet v6.0, whole genome shotgun sequence genome window above contains:
- the LOC109757312 gene encoding protein kinase and PP2C-like domain-containing protein isoform X2, coding for MSALAKHLNYQFDIALHCTVTAKTLQYLQILGIVHRDIKPANILLDKDLLPHLADFGLAMYQKDIKSVSAENWKSSGKPTGGFYKKNMVGTLIYMAPEILRKDLHTEKSDVYSFAISINELLTGVVPYTDLRAEAQAHTILEMTYTEQQLTSAVVSQGLRPALALPESGSPPSLLSLIQRSWDSDPERRPSFGDIIEELNVIQKHLVTYSCPLSSGSVNLSRNSKAEVHHYQEALNWFNQGELLTKKANKLDYAVNPWSSSFDQSSVSVYRPTLSWGSFATCGRRETMEDTHFMLTCLSEEKDVHSFGIFDGHRGAAAAEFSVRAVPGFLKQFGHTASPIDALAEAFVRSDTAFREELIAHQKSKRIIQKDWHPGCTAVTALIVRNKLFVANAGDCRAILSRAGKPFPVTRDHVASCPKERERVIKEGAEVRWQIDTWRVGAAALQVTRSIGDDDLKPAVTALPEITETDLTADDEFLVMASDGLWDVVGNEDVLSIIKDTVKEPGMCSKRLATEASARGSTDNITVIVVFLRPVSTAERIY